From the Malassezia vespertilionis chromosome 5, complete sequence genome, the window TGTCATCGGGCAGACCGCCAATGAGGGCGCGAAAAAGCTGCACACCTTGTTCACGGTACCGTGCAAGCTGCCTGTCCGTGTAGGTCGCTAGCTGCGGCTTGTGTGGGAAGGTTTCGCTGCATGAAAAAGCCTCCCCAGCGCTTAAAAGACCTTCAGCGTCAGAAGGACACGTATCCGGATAGTCTGAATGCAAGTGGTGGTCGAGTGAAGATTCATCCACATCTGCAATGTTGCTCGtcatccagcgcacgatCCCATCGACAGCGGCGGTAAATGTAGAAACAACAACCCATCCACCAATCGGCTGCGAAGGACCAAAAATATACAGAGACATGCGTACCAACGACCAGCAGATAGACTGAAACGCAATAAGACGAATCAGAGACGGCAGCAGTGCGTAGTAGATCAGCCATCGGCGGAGTAAAAGTGTCATGAGGGAAAGCGCGTGAAAGGCTGTGCACACGCTCCAGAAGCAGCACACAAAGTACTCCAAGCCACCAGGAACGGTTACCAAAAATGGTGTGCGAAACCAACGGTTATGCTCCATCACTTGTATCCATCCGCGAGAAAATAAAAGAACAGTGCCAATAATTCCAGGGACGGTGGCGAACAAGCGAAGGCTATGCAGCAAAACCATGAACGCTTGAGGCAACGGCTTCAAAGGCTCAACAGGTGTTGATCTTTGCTCCGAGATGCCTTTCCTCGAAATAGTAGAGACAGATCCTTTCCGTTGAGAGTCGTAAAAACGGCGGGTTTGGCCCCTTGAGGCACGCCCAGTAGACTCGTCTTCTGTGTTCTCCACCTCGGTAGTAGCAAGAAACCCATAGCCAATATCGGACGCTGAGCGGTGTCTGTACAGACCCAGAGGCTTTCGCCGGCGAAAATCGCGTTGGTCAGTCATCACAACATCCATCGAGTTGATGGATATTGTATCCGTATCGGTCGCCATAAAGTCGTCTCCGTGGTGCATGGCCGGCTGCCGCCCACAATAATTGATGCTCGGCTCTTGCACATTCTGCACGAATGTTCTCTCGGTATCCGTACGCTGCCTTGCATGAGTTGCGCGTGATTCTACATGCGTATCAACACTCACAACAGACGCATACGATGGCGGCAGTTCGCTTTGCCTATTGCGCTGCGGAAAATGTGCGGGTGCCCCATTCGGCAATGGCATCGAGCTAGACGATGCCTGCGATGCCGGCCGTGAAGACTCATACGGAACTGTCCAGTTATGCTCACGAGCCGCGCTGTTTTGCGGCCGATAACGGTCAGGGCTCATCGGCTCCTCGATCTCAGATCCCAATACGTTGACCTGTGGGAGAGTCGTGTCCTTGTGTGAAAAAGGGGGCAAGAGCGGATCACCTCCCCTATTCTCCGTATACATGCTGCAAGGTGGCCTAGCAGCCGGTGTACTTGGACGACAGACAAAAAAGATTGGCTGTATGTTCCAACTCCGCAGCGTTGCCACTCTATCCAATGCAGAATTTCGGCTTTGTCTGATTTGCTCATAACGCAAGTAATAAGACCAACTCGTAAGCAAATTATGAGAATTAATGCACCAATCATAGTACGCGCGACATTATAGCATTCTATCGTTGCGTGTTGCGTGTTAAAGGGGCGTGGATCGAGTCTCGTGGCACAAACCAACCGGCATGTCGGAATTTTATGTGCGGTATTAGTGCGTACGCTAGTGATATGGGCTAACGTGTGCAGCATGGGCCATCAAGGGCGACATGGACATGAGTTCCTAGAGTTTGAATATGACCGTGGGCGGTTGCGGTACGCGAACAACAGCAATTACCGCAACGATAGCCTGATTAGGAAAGAGagtgcgtgcgcatgcgTGTTGCAATACTTATACAACAGTGTGGATAAGCCCATTAATGGTTCAGCAACTACAGGAGATTGTAGAGGAGAGCGAGGTCATCAAGTACGTTGCGCTGGGCCCCACTGACTGTACAGAGAAGACGACGCAAAATGGCCCAAGAAAAACGCATTCGGTCGGCAAGAACTCGAGGTTCGACTTGGGAAAGAGCATGTCTCGTTTGAGGTACGTCGACAGTGCTATGGGGTAACAGTTTCCAGACCGCCAAGATAGGCTCGTTGGTGGACGTGCAGGACAGCGAAGACCCAGAAGGGCTACGCGTTATGTACTACCTGGTCCAAGATCTCAAGGCGCTCATATTCAGCTTGATCTCTTTCAACTTTAAAATCAAGCCCATCAGCGTGTAAATGAGACTACGAGGACCACCGACAGCGCATTTTCTCTACGACCATGCAGTGTACCAGCGGCACACAAGATATCCAGTAGCATAGCGCAATCATTTTTGAGTATATTTTTTCTCACTACCCCGCGGATACTCCAAGTAAACGTATGCTTACTCCTCAATCTTGGCGAGAATCTCGCTGTCGCGAATCAAGAGGTACTCCTCGTCGCCGACTTTGATCTGGTTGCCACCCCACGAAGGGAGAAGAATCTTGTCACCAGCCTTGACACTCGGAGGATTAACTCTACCATCCTTGTCGGGCGCACCAGGACCTGCAGCAATCACAGATGCCTCTGGCAGTGGCGAACTTGCGGAGGACGAGGGCAAAAAGAGACCGGACGCGGTCTTCGTTTCAGGCTTGAAGCGCTGGACCAACACACGGTCCAAGAGTGGTACAACGGACTTGATGGAACGAATAGTAGAAGCCTGTAAGTTAGCGGCACCGCGGGGCATGCCTACGCACCATAGTCAGGAATAGAGACACGTAATGCGAGCGCTGCCCATTGCTTCCCACGCACGGTTTTTGTCGCTCGTGGAGGCGTGCACGCACTCTTCCTGTCGGCCGAAGCTGGTTCCAGTATTTTCCACCCGCCAATTTCCGCGCCAAGTTGGCGCACAGCGACTGGTTGGAGGGGCAGTCTGTGGAGAGCCCAGTGGCAATTCTTCCAATGCGTTCTGTGGACTTCCTGGTGGGCCCTGCACCTTTATAATGCGGTAAGGATCGCGGCAAGAGGATTCATTCTTTATTCAACCATGTctcttttgcgcgcttctgcaAAGGCGACGCGTggccagcgtgcgctcAGTTCGCGTTGGATGTCGTCGTCGGCTACTGTGCTTCAGGCCAAGGAGGTTAAATTCTCCAACGAGGGTCGTGCCGGCATGCTCAATGGTGTAAACTTGCTGGCGAATGCCGTGAGCGTTACGCTCGGTCCCAAAGGCCGCAATGTGATCATTGAGCAGCCTTTTGGCGGCCCCAAGATTACCAAGGACGGTGTCACTGTTGCCAAGTCGATCACACTCTCTGACAAGCTTGAGAACCTAGGCGCCCGTCTTGTCCAGGACGTGGCGAGCAAGACTAACGAGGTTGCTGGCGATGGCACGACGACTGCCACCGTGCTTGCACGTGCTATCTATGCCGAGGGCGTCAAGAACGTGGCTGCAGGCTGCAACCCGATGGATCTTCGCCGTGGCAGCCAAGCTGCTGTGGATGCAGTGATTAAATTCCTCGAGAAGAACAAGCGCGAGGTGACCACTTCTGAGGAGATTGCGCAGGTAGCGACCATTTCTTCCAATGGCGACCGCCACGTCGGCGAGCTCATTGCGACGGCGATGGAGAAGGTCGGTAAAGAGGGTGTGATTACCGTCAAAGAGGGCCGCACCCTTGAGGACGAGATTGAAATCACCGAGGGCATGCGCTTTGACCGCGGCTACATCTCGCCCTACTTTATCACCGATGTCAAGACCCAAAAGGTTGACTTTGAGAAACCCATGATGCTCCTGAGCGAAAAGAAGATTTCGGCCCTTGCCGACATTCTTCCTACGCTTGagatcgccgcgcagagcCGCCGCCCGCTCCTCATTATTGCTGAGGACATTGAGGGTGAGGCACTGGCTGCATGCATCCTCAATAAGCTGCGTGGGCAGCTCCAGGTGTGTGCTGTCAAGGCCCCTGGCTTTGGTGACAACCGCAAGAACATTCTTGGCGACCTTGCCATTCTCACTGGCGCTCAGGTCATTTCGGATGACTTTGACATGAAGTTGGAGTCGATCTCGCCCAACATGCTTGGCACTGCCGGCAGCGTCACTGTCACTAAAGACGACACGATCGCCATGAACGGTGGTGGTGACAAAGACGCGATTactgcgcgctgcgagcaGATCCGCTCTGCGATGCACGACCCTTCCACCTCAGAGTACGACCGCACCAAGCTGCAGGAGCGTCTCGCCAAGCTCAGCGGTGGTGTCGCTGTCATCCGCGTCGGCGGCCACTCGGAAGTCGAGGTCGGCGAGAAGAAGGATCGCTACGACGATGCACTCAATGCCACCCGCGCTGCTGTCGAAGAAGGCATTGTTCCCGGTGGCGGTACTGCGCTTCTCAAGTcgaccgcggcgctcgacggTGTCCAAACGGCCAACTTTGACCAGCAGATTGGTGTGCAGATTGTCAGGGCTGCGCTTACGCGGCCGACGCGCCAAATTGTGGAGAACGCCGGGGAGGAAGGCTCTGTGGTCGTGGGCAAGCTCCTCGAGAACCCTGGCGAATTCAGCTACGGCTACGATGCCAGCACGGGTCAGTACAAGGACCTTGTCCAGGGCGGTATTGTAGACCCCCTCAAGGTGGTCAGGACTGCGGTCCAGGACGCCGCTGGTGTTGCCTCGCTCCTGACTACCTCGGAGTGCTGCATCGTGGATGCGGCTGAGGAGAAGCCTGCTGCTCCTGCGATGCccggcatgggcggcatgggcggcatgggcggcatgggcggcggcatgggctTTTAAACTGCATCAATAGTGCATCGATGAGAAATGCCCGTAGAAAAATGGATACCGATATGCATAAGAAATTTGGCTGCGCTACGTCCTTGCTACGGCATGCATGCTGCGAATGATGGCCAATGCATCCATTGCCGTGACGAAATCCTCGTCGCGGACAACATCGGCGTCTGCTCTAGACCTTCCTTCGCTCACCGGCGAGGGGAACATTTTCTTGAGGTACTCGTACGATACCAGCGTTGCACCAAACTGCGGCGATGAGCGCAAAACACGGGCAAGAGAGCCCTTGAAGAATGCCCTCGGAGACTCCGTCTTTAAAATCTGCCAAAAGCAGTCGGCAATGCCTTTGTACGTCAATTGGCCTTTGCGAGCTTCCACTTGAAGGCGCGTCTTTATCACGTCGGCGGGCGTGGTAAGGAACGCGGCGGGCACGCCGgccagcgatgcagcgaGCGTAAGCTGGCCGAAGGTGAGCTTCGAGTCGGACTGGCTTCCGCTAAAGTTTTCTTTCAAGTGTGCGTAAAGAGGGAAATAAATTCCGCTGAACGGAATATCGCGCAAGAGACAcgcagatgcgccgcggtaaAGGCCGACCAAGCCCAAGCCACGGATAATCTGCAACGCACCCGTTTTCCGCCCGTTTTCGCGAGCAGAATTCTCACCAGCGACCTGCAGACGGATCTTGACAATCTCGAGTGGATTGGTAAACACAACCTGACTACCACCGGCGGTGGCACCGGCAAGAATCTCGCAAGGGAATGAGACGTGGCCCGCATCGTCCTTGGTCAGATTGCGCACGAGATCGTTCATCGTGAGCTTGATGGCCTTTTCCGGCGCGACACCCTATCGTGTGAGTTTGTGTTTGTGTTGTGCACGTACCAAAAGTTGAGGTATGAGACCAGAGTAGAATCCAAGGAACCCTTCATTCTGGAACACTTTCTTGGCGCAATCCAGACTGTTTTTGTACAAGGGCGGTTCTCCCACCACATTCGTGCTGAGGTCAATGGTGCGCAAAAACGTACCGCTGATTCTGCATGCGCGTCTTGACCAAGTCAATTGGGTAAACGAGTGTTGCGCCAACACTTCCGGCAATAccgccaagcgcgaagTTGTATGCAGACTCTGCCAGATTGTTCAGCGCAGCATGGATGTTCGTGCTTTTCGGAGCAGGCACTTGTGCCGGTGCGGGCGCGATggcgctttggcgcacgcCTGCGTCCTTGAGCAGTACAACGTGGCGGCTGACACCTTCTGCCACTTGCTCCGTTTTGTATAGCACCACATGACTTGCCTTTGCGGACAGGTCCTTGAGCTCGGCGATGCGTTTCGCAAGCGCTTCGCTAGGTGTGCCTACAGTGTACATCTGTTCGATTAGCTTTGCTGCAAAGAGAATATTCAGCACGTACATTTACGTTGATCTCGGTCGCTCCGTTCCCAGTTGATGATGATGTAGCTGGCGCCAGCGGAGCCGCATCGCAGAAGATCGGTGAGAAGAACATCGTTGGTGCAAAGATTCCACGCTTCCAGGGGCACGCTAGGTTTGACAACACCGGCAGTGGTAATAAATACAAAAACACCCTCTGTTCGGCAGCCAGGCACTGGCcacgcggcgagcgccggAAGGCTAATCAGCAACGTTACGTGTTGATCTATTGATACCTAAGCAATTTGCGCCCCAGATAAaacgcgcttgccgcgcttaCCTGGAGCGCCTCGGGATGCGCCATTTGCGTGCGCATTCTCCTTgtcggcgctggagcgcgccgtgccttgCTGTGCGATTCGCTCGACCAAACTAGTTCCATCGCGGAAGCGTGCGCGGAAAAGCACATTTGCATTGTTGAATAGCCCCTCCTTTAGCGAGACCACAATAAACTGCGATCCTTTGAACCGCGTGCGGAAGAGCTGGCCAATATGTTGCGTGTGCGATAGGTCGAGTGCGGCATCGATCTCATCGAGAATATACATTGGCGCAGGCTTAAACTGCAGCAAAGACATGATCAAACTGAGCGCAATTAAAGACCGCTGGCCACCGCTGAGTTCCGTGAGGCTCTGCTTCCAGGTAGGACCGagacgcacacgcacctCCAAACCCTGGGCGAGGTCCGCGCCGTCTGCAGGCtgcagccgcgcgtgaTTGCCCGGCAAAAGCTCGCCGAAAATGTCGCCGAAATCGCGATCGACCTGCTCAAAGGTagtctgcagcgcatcgcactTGTACCGATCGAGCTCGGAGATGGTGTGCTCAATTTTGCGCTTGTCACCCAGTACAGTGTGCAGCATGTGCTGCAGACTAGCTTCCTTCTTCTCGACATTGTCAATCATGTTCATCACCTTGGGATTGACGCGACGGCGCAGACCGGAATGCTGCTCCGCAAGCTGTGCACACTGGCGGCGAATATCGCGCATATCATGCTTGGCAAATTCGTACACAGTGCCGGGCTGGTCAAAGAGCGTCTTTTCAGCGTCGATCCACGTGTGCTCCGCTTCGAGCGCACCGAGCTCTTTGCCCAGCGTCGCACAAACTTGCTCCGCGCGCCCCAGCTCGTGCTCGGCTTTTTGTATGGCAATGCCAAGGTCCGACACGAGCTGGCGTTTGGCCCTGCCCGCCGACTCAAGCTCGTCAAGCTCGTCGTCAAACGCGTggatcgcagcgcgcgccttggcaagcagcgcttcgctcTCGTCGACCGCAACTTGAAGCTCGGTGGCATGGGCTGCACTCCCCTCTACTtcgcgcgcagtttgcgtcagtgcggcgcgcgcttcttgcaaGCTCTCCGCAGCAGCATCACGATCCATTtggcgctggccaagcgcaagttcagcgctgcgcagcgcagtcTGCTGCGGCTTGAGTGCCAACGCGTGCTTGGCCAGTGTGTCTTTTTGTTTTTTGTACTCGCAGCGCACCTTGTCCACCTTGGCGTCTTTGTCCGTGTGCAGCTCGCTgatctcgcgctccagtcgcgcagcattctctgcagcgcgacactcgcgcgccgtggcaGCGTCGATCGTCGCCGCAAGCTCTGCTAATgtggcgcggcacgcttcGACTTCGGCTTGTAaagaagctgcgcggccGCCGTCGAGTTGCgactgcagcagcgcggcttgATGTTTTTTGAGTGTGTACGCCTCTTCCGCGCGGCTACTTTGCTGGCGTGCCTGCTCCAGACGTGCCCATTCATCGGCGGTGCCTGCGAGCGCCACTTGGAcctcgcgcaatgcacttTCCAGCCGAGCTAAATCCTGCATGCGGAGCAGCACACTCTGTCCGCCACTTGGCTTCGAGCCGCCGGAGAGCCTGCCTGCGGGGTCGTAGGTATCGCCATCCATAGTCACGCTCTTAAGGCGCACGTTGGGGTCAAAAGTAACACGTCGCGCAGTATCGGCATCGCTGCACACAAGTGTCTGTCCAAATACGTATttcagcgcagcgcgcacttgGTCTTCGCAGCCGACTAGCGACAAAGCAAGCTCGACTTTAttcggcgcagcacgcttggcagctgcgacgcgacgcTCATCTGCGGTCGACGGCTGGATTTGGCTGAGAGGAATGAGCGTGACGCGCTTCCGAAGCTGCCCTTTGGTAAGCAGCTCAGACCCTACTTTTTCGTTCTCAACCACGACATTGTAGAGGCGCGAACCAGCGACTGCCTCCAGTGCCGGCGCATACTTGTACACATCCTTGTCAAGCGTGATGAGACTCGCAACCAAGCCGCGGACTTGCGAGCGATCAAAGTTGCTGTGGGGGTCGGCATAGTGGAACTGCAGCGCGGACGGAAGACGATTCTGGACCATATCACGCtcagcgcgcagcgtctctgCTTTAGTTTCAAGctccacgcggcgcgcgtgaaGCGCATCGTAGCGTGCTGCATCCCATCTGAGCGCTTTCCACATTTGGTGggcttcgcgcgcctcttgctGGGCTGCCTCGAGATCGCGCACAAGACCAGCGCTCTTGCCGCCTTCTTTTTGCGCCAAAGGCTCTTTTGTGCACAGCTCTCGGTCTACGTGCTGACTTCGGACCTtggcttgctgcgcttcggACTTGGCAGCTGCTTCCCGCTCTCGTTCTTTGGCCAGCTGGCCTTGGAAGCCGCCATGTGAACCACTCTGGTCGTGCGAAACACCTGTGAGTAGCGATTGAAGCAATGCGTCGGTGTCGGCGgcacacgctgctgctgcatcgtgctcgcgcttgctcttGTCAAAGTCTGTGTGCAGCTTTTCAAAATGCTGCTGGTCCAGCGCAAGGGCTTCTTCTGCTGCGGCCAATGCTGCCGTGTATTTTTCGACGCGCTCTTGCTCTTCGGCATGTGCCGTATGGCAAAATTCGGAGTGCGTGACGGCCTCGACAAGCTGGTGTGCCATGTGCTTTGCGCGGTTCAACAAGCCTTCTTCAGTGCCTTCCTTGCTTagctcgtcgtcgcgtCGTTGCCGTACTTGGACGAGTTCACGATCAATAGCCGCAAGCTGCCGTTGGTAAATATCGCGGCGTTCCTGGCTTtcctgcagctgctgccgcagctTTTCGGCGCCGTGTGTACGGCTCTCTGTGAATTTGTTCTGTAGGCGCTGCCATTCGTAAGCACGATCCAGGCGCGTGAGCCGCTCCAGTTCTGTCGAAGCTTTTTGGTATTCTAaaaacgcgcgcttctCTTCGCGCAAGCGGTCAAGTTTCGGTGTGATTTCCTCGCCCAGAAGCGCGGAGATTTCGCGCACCTTTTGATCCTTCTTGGTCATAGTCCGAAAtgcgcgctctttgcgttCCTCAAACATGCGCGTTCCTGCAGCCTCTTCGATCATGGATAAAATTTCTGCCGGTTTCATATTGAGCACTTTGGTAATCTTGCCCTGCATGATTAAAAAGTTGGGGTTGTTGATGTTTAGTTGCACGCTTTGAAACATGTTCTGCACGGCTTGTTGTGTTGCTTTGTGGCCATTGATGAGGTATTTTGAGACGCCACCCATGGCAATCTGCCGCGTAACGGTGATGCTCGCATAGTTTTCAAAAGAGACGGGCGAGCGTTCTCGATCGCTATTATCGAATACAATAGTCACGGACGCTTTTGTGACGCCTGCCTGTCCGCGCTTGTAAATCAAATCCTGTATGTTTGacgcgcgcaccgagctTAGGTTCGTTAGCCCCAACACAAAGCAAATCGCATCGAGAATGTTGCTCTTGCCACTGCCGTTCAAGCCCGTGATTGCATTGAAGCTGGGATCAAAGCCGCTGACATGCGTTCGTACTGGGTAACTGCATGTCAGTTAACGTCTTTACACACCTTTTGAACCCATCAATGATCAGCTCTTCAATCCGCATCGCGCCATCGCACGGAGCAAGCATGTGTTTAtgttgcgcgtgcagctgaTGGTCACGTGATGTATGCCTGTGgctccacgcgccgcacactgTGCATCCAATATGGCAAAGCAGCGTACGCTGGAGTAAGTAATGGCGCGACAAGCTCACTCAGATCACTATTTAACGGAACGCAAGAGGAAGTGCCTAATAAGCGCGTGCGTGTTGAAGAAGATGAGGAAAAGGTGGCCGCTACAGAGACGGCAGCTGTGGTGCAAAGCAccgtgcagcgtgcacagacCCATACCAACTTAAAACAAGGCACCCCTATCCCGTATTCAATGCTCGTGGATATGTTTGTGAAGGTAGAAGCGACCACAAAACGTCTTGAAATTCTGCAGTATGTGACCAGTCTTTTTGTTGATGTGATTGCGCACTGCACAAAAAATGGCGACGCGACAGAGGCGAGTGCAAATTTGCTCTACGCTGTCTACCTGTGTATAAATCGACTGTGCCCTGACTATGAAGGCTTGGAGATTGGTATTGGCGAAGGTCTTTTGGTCAAAGCCATTGCTCAAAGCACGGGGCGCGAGATTGCGCGGATTAAGAAGGATTTGGAAGCTAAAGGCGATTTGGGTCTGGTCGCGCTGGCGTCCCGGAAGAATCAGCCTACAATGTTTCATGCACAGAAGCTTACGCTTCCGTTTGTCTTTAAGCAGCTGAAAGAAATTGCAAAGGCAAGCGGGAACAAGTCGCAGGACAAGAAACTCGGGATTATCAAGCGCCTTTTGGCGGCCTGTGCGGGCGATGAGAGCAAATACTTGATCCGCAGTCTCGAAGGGAAACTTCGGATTGGCCTTGCGGAAAAGACGGTGCTGGTTGCTCTAGCACATGCCGTGATTTTGGCGAAGCTTGGCGAGGAGGCCGAATCCGTGCCGAAAGAAGAgctggccgcggcgctggagagTGGCACGACGATTGTCAAGGCCGTGTTCAGCGAGCTTCCATCGTACGATCTTCTCATCCCTGCTTTGCTGGAGCACAGCTTGGATAGTCTGCAAGAGCGGCTGCGTCTCACGCCTGGTATTCCACTAAAACCAATGCTCGCAAAACCGACCAAGGAGATCGGAGAAGTGCTGGATCGCTTCGAAGAAAAAGTATTTACGTGCGAATTCAAGTATGATGGAGAGCGCGCACAGGTGCATGGCTATCCCAACAAGGATGGAAAACTGGAACTGCGTGTTTTTAGCAGAAACTCGGAGGACATGAGTATGAAATACCCGGATTTGGTCGTCCAAGTGCCACACAGTCTGCGTGATGCGGTAGAAAGCTTTGTGCTTGATGCAGAGGCTGTCGCATGGGAATCTACCGCTGGCGATGACGAGAATGGTACGGAAGGACGACTCCTTCCCTTCCAAGAGCTGAGCCGGAGGAAGCGGAAAGATGTCAGGGCGGAGGATATCAAGGTCAAAGTGAAGCTGTTTGCCTTTGATCTCCTGTTTTTGAATGGAAAGCCTCTTTTGCACAAGGAAATGGACGAACGTCGTGCATTGTTGATGAAGCATTTCCAGCCAGTGCAATGTGAGTTTGGGTATGCCACGCACCGAGACTGCACTACAGTCGAGGAAATACAAACTTTTTTGGACGAGAGTGTAAAGAGCGGGTGCGAAGGACTCATGGTCAAAATGCTTAAAGGCCCTGATTCAACCTATGAGCCCAGTCGTCGCTCCATCAATTGGCTGAAGATCAAGAAAGACTATCTCTCTGGTACAGGCGACAGCTTGGACCTTGCCGTGATTGGCGGCTATTACGGCAAAGGCAAGCGTACAAATGTCTATGGCGCGTTCCTTTTGGCATGCTACGATGATGAGCAGGAGGCATACCAGAGCATCTGCAAGATCGGCACGGGATTTTCTGAAGCCGACTTGGAAGCGCACTATAACAACCTCAAACCCCTGGAAATCGAGACTAAAAAGGGGTACTACGACGTCGGCGAGGCCAAACCGGACGTATACTTCGAACCAAGAGTGGTGTGGGAGGTCCTCACAGCGGACTTGTCATTGAGGTATGTACTGTGCAAGTCTCATAATAGTCCTGTGTACACTGCTGCAAAAGGCATgatcgatgcgcgcggTATTTCGCTGCGCTTTCCCCGGTTTATTCGTACGTTGATGCACGGCTACTGACGCTAGGTATACGCGACGACAAAACACCTGAACTCTCGACTTCTCCTGAGCAGGTACGTTGGCCTCCCTCCTCACCACAGATTGCGGACATGTATCGGGCTCAGTCCGTGTCGAACaaaggcgctcgaggcttggacgacgatgaCGGATTTTGGTAAATAGCCAAATTTGTTTATTAATATGAACTTCGCTCCAACCCACCATCATGTCTTGGACGGAGAAAGCAGCTGATCAGTTTCACCATGCTGCTGCATTAATAGATTCACCTGCTGTGCCTTGGAAGCAACTTGTCACTGGCTTGTTATGGGCAGTTTATCTTTTTGAACTTTTTATTTCTCTCCGGCAGTACCAGCTGTATGCCAAGCCAACGCCGCCGAAAGCGCTCGTCCCGTACGTGTCGATGGAGACGTTTCAGAAAAGTCAGGCCTATGGACGGGACAAGGCACGGTTCTCAATTATCAGTGATGCCTGCTCGCACTTGTTCAATTTATTTATGGTGTCGTGTGACATCTATGCTTGGGCTTGGGTATGGAGCGGCGCCCTGTTGGCgctttttggcgcgccgcaaaatgAGCTGACCCAATCGGCGATGTGGGTGATTGTCACTACAGCAATTCGCGAAGTGGAATCCATTCCTCTGAGTTTATACCGCAACTTTGTTATTGAGGAGCGCCATGGTTTCAATAAGCTGACGCTATCAACGTATGTCGCCGATACGATCAAAGAATGGGTCATGGGCATTATTATTGGAGCACCGCTTACTGCATTGCTAGTCGCAGTGATACGATGGGCGGGTGACTATTTTGTCATGTACACCGTGTTTCTGTTTACCGCGATTGCGCTATTTGGTAATGTTATTTACCCCGTCCTTATTCAGCCGCTATTCAACAAGCTTACACCTCTTCCTgatggcgcgctgcgcgaccgTGTCATGGCGCTTGCACTTGCACTCAACTTTCCGCTCAAGGACTTGTATGTAATCGACGGAAGTAAGCGCAGTGGCCACTCAAATGCGTACTTCTACGGCATCATTCCAGGTGGAAATAAACATATTGTGATTTACGACACGTTAATCGAGAAGTCTACTCCAGAAGAGATTGAAGCTGTTCTGGCGCATGAATTAGGCCATTGGGCACACTCAGACCCTTCTAAACTGCTGGTATTGATGCAGGCCAACATGGTTTTGATGCTCAGTCTCTTCACCTTGTTTATTCACAATGCGTCCCTCTTCCGTGCTTTTGGATTCCAACTTGGCGTTGGTACGAGCAATGCGCCCGTCACAGAGTCGTATCTCCCTGTGCTTGTTGGCTTGGAGCTATTCCAGCTGGTGTTTAACCCGACCGATGCTGTGCTCAAGTTTGCGATTAACGCATTTGTGCGCCACATTGAGTATGCTGCGGATCGTTTTGCGGCAAACTTGGCACGCCCGTTCCCTACGCCATCGCAGCTAGAGGCTGAGCGGCTGTTGAAGGGTGATATGTCTCTTTCGGAAAAGCCCGACGCCACTGTGCTCGACTGGGTCGAACGATTGAACAAGACTGACCCCGTTTCAGGCGAAATTGTCGTCAGCGAACAGGCGCAGTATACCGAGCTTTTAGGCCGCTCCCTAGTC encodes:
- a CDS encoding uncharacterized protein (COG:L; TransMembrane:6 (o668-686i745-763o818-836i843-865o885-902i960-979o); MEROPS:MER0002635; EggNog:ENOG503NW9U) — translated: MAKQRTLESLFNGTQEEVPNKRVRVEEDEEKVAATETAAVVQSTVQRAQTHTNLKQGTPIPYSMLVDMFVKVEATTKRLEILQYVTSLFVDVIAHCTKNGDATEASANLLYAVYLCINRLCPDYEGLEIGIGEGLLVKAIAQSTGREIARIKKDLEAKGDLGLVALASRKNQPTMFHAQKLTLPFVFKQLKEIAKASGNKSQDKKLGIIKRLLAACAGDESKYLIRSLEGKLRIGLAEKTVLVALAHAVILAKLGEEAESVPKEELAAALESGTTIVKAVFSELPSYDLLIPALLEHSLDSLQERLRLTPGIPLKPMLAKPTKEIGEVLDRFEEKVFTCEFKYDGERAQVHGYPNKDGKLELRVFSRNSEDMSMKYPDLVVQVPHSLRDAVESFVLDAEAVAWESTAGDDENGTEGRLLPFQELSRRKRKDVRAEDIKVKVKLFAFDLLFLNGKPLLHKEMDERRALLMKHFQPVQCEFGYATHRDCTTVEEIQTFLDESVKSGCEGLMVKMLKGPDSTYEPSRRSINWLKIKKDYLSGTGDSLDLAVIGGYYGKGKRTNVYGAFLLACYDDEQEAYQSICKIGTGFSEADLEAHYNNLKPLEIETKKGYYDVGEAKPDVYFEPRVVWEVLTADLSLSPVYTAAKGMIDARGISLRFPRFIHSPAVPWKQLVTGLLWAVYLFELFISLRQYQLYAKPTPPKALVPYVSMETFQKSQAYGRDKARFSIISDACSHLFNLFMVSCDIYAWAWVWSGALLALFGAPQNELTQSAMWVIVTTAIREVESIPLSLYRNFVIEERHGFNKLTLSTYVADTIKEWVMGIIIGAPLTALLVAVIRWAGDYFVMYTVFLFTAIALFGNVIYPVLIQPLFNKLTPLPDGALRDRVMALALALNFPLKDLYVIDGSKRSGHSNAYFYGIIPGGNKHIVIYDTLIEKSTPEEIEAVLAHELGHWAHSDPSKLLVLMQANMVLMLSLFTLFIHNASLFRAFGFQLGVGTSNAPVTESYLPVLVGLELFQLVFNPTDAVLKFAINAFVRHIEYAADRFAANLARPFPTPSQLEAERLLKGDMSLSEKPDATVLDWVERLNKTDPVSGEIVVSEQAQYTELLGRSLVKLHIQNLSSMYHDPLYSAYHYSHPTLTERLIALDKIVSKAK